One window of the Salvia splendens isolate huo1 chromosome 1, SspV2, whole genome shotgun sequence genome contains the following:
- the LOC121756839 gene encoding uncharacterized protein LOC121756839 has translation MAPAMEKITLSGTNTEVIRLEREAVIPILKPKLIIHLANLIEHSSDRAEFLKLCKRVEYTIRAWYMLQFEDLMQLYSLFDPVHGTQKLEQQNLSSNEVDTLEQNFLKYLFQIMEKSNFKIATDEEIEVAHSGQYLLNLPITVDESKLDNKVLKRFFESHPHENLPDFADKYVIFRRGIGIDKTTDYFIMEKVDAIIARMWAWIMRKTRLEKVFSRRTSSRQKKDSKKDDEIISETEDHELYVERIRLENMELSFKNLLKKNTIQEPTFDRIIVVYRRASSKTKAERGIYVKHFKNIPMADMEIVLPEKKNPSLTPMDWVKFLISAVVGLVAVVGSVEMPKADLWVMFAILSTVLGYCAKIYFTFQQNMATYQNLITQSMYDKQLDSGRGTLLHLCDDVIQQEVKEVIIAFFILMEQGKATLQDLDQQCEELILDEFGERCNFDVDDAVHKLEKLGIVCRDSIGRYYCVGLKHANEIIGTTTEELVLQAKQRPAGASASASASP, from the exons ATGGCTCCGGCGATGGAGAAGATCACCTTGTCCGGCACCAACACAGAAGTAATCCGGCTGGAGCGCGAAGCTGTTATCCCAATCCTCAAGCCCAAGCTCATCATCCACTTAGCCAATCTCATCG AGCATAGCTCCGACCGTGCGGAGTTTCTGAAGCTCTGCAAGAGAGTGGAGTACACAATCCGAGCTTGGTACATGTTGCAATTTGAGGACCTCATG CAACTCTACTCCCTTTTCGATCCAGTCCATGGAACACAAAAGTTGGAGCAGCAGAACCTATCTTCTAATGAAGTTGACACTCTTGAGCAGAATTTCTTGAAATACTTGTTTCAG ATTATGGAGAAAAGCAATTTTAAGATAGCCACTGATGAAGAGATTGAAGTTGCACATTCTGGGCAATATCTTCTTAACCTTCCGATCACTGTGGATGAGTCTAAG CTTGACAACAAGGTTTTGAAGAGGTTCTTTGAATCACATCCTCACGAAAATCTCCCAGATTTTGCCGATAAG TATGTAATCTTCAGGCGTGGGATTGGCATTGACAAGACAACTGATTATTTTATCATGGAGAAAGTGGACGCAATAATTGCACGTATGTGGGCGTGGATAATGAGAAAAACCAG ATTAGAGAAGGTCTTTTCAAGGAGGACTAGTTCAAGGCAGAAGAAGGATTCCAAAAAAGACGACGAAATCATTTCTGAAACTGAAGATCATGAATTATACGTCGAACGCATTCGTCTCGAAAATATGGAACTCAG TTTCAAAAATCTgctgaaaaaaaatacaattcaaGAACCTACCTTCGATAGGATCATAGTTGTGTACAG GCGAGCGAGTTCGAAAACTAAAGCAGAACGGGGCATATACGTGAAACACTTCAAAAACATCCCTATGGCTGATATGGAAATTGTCCTT CCAGAGAAAAAAAATCCAAGTTTAACTCCAATGGACTGGGTCAAATTTCTTATATCTGCAGTTGTTGGGCTG GTTGCTGTCGTAGGATCTGTTGAAATGCCTAAAGCTGACCTCTGGGTCATGTTTGCTATTCTTTCCACAGTGCTTGGTTACTGTGCTAAGATTTACTTCAC GTTTCAACAGAATATGGCCACATATCAGAATCTAATCACACAATCAATGTATGACAAACAATTGGATAGTGGACGGGGCACTCTTCTTCACTTGTGCGATGATGTTATTCAGCAAGAA GTAAAGGAAGTTATTATTGCGTTTTTCATATTGATGGAACAAGGGAAAGCGACTCTTCAG GACCTTGACCAGCAATGTGAAGAACTAATACTAGATGAATTTGGTGAGCGATGCAATTTTGATGTCGACGATGCAGTTCACAAACTGGAAAAACTAGGCATAGTTTGTCGG GATTCAATTGGAAGGTACTACTGCGTTGGTCTGAAGCATGCTAATGAGATCATAGGCACGACTACAGAAGAACTTGTCCTACAGGCCAAACAGAGACCTGCCGGGGCCTCTGCCTCTGCCTCTGCCTCTCCCTGA